The Arachis hypogaea cultivar Tifrunner chromosome 14, arahy.Tifrunner.gnm2.J5K5, whole genome shotgun sequence genome has a segment encoding these proteins:
- the LOC140178584 gene encoding uncharacterized protein: MTRSLPDPSLATFDPEIERTLTHIRQARHRLAFVDSESGSLEEHSNSLSPPIREYHSPINEETLYSSVGSTELSLSDSGDTVMADPPRRITLKEAGAPNLDLQPLQILYLALDLNFELKSGTINLLPKYNGLPGEDPLKHLKDFQVVCATARKHGADEATVLVFAFPFSLEGKAEWFYTQLGEVRSNWDLLCKEFLEKFYPPQKTDKLRREISCIVQRDGETLYEYWERFKKLLEACSHHRIDELVFISYFCQRMHHQDKLLLDAVSGGSLTKNKTAAEAWKVTSYLADSTQHSRARSSQLKDLSEVSPSGDAILTKTLDEMTILLRQITQGQQIPQALINAPPQPPRIEGPSRICGVCTCNTHYTDECPQLQEDTTLAVGARNSSNKKAKKQEELDPNMVEVFKKVEVSVPLFQAIQQVPKYAKFLKDVCTHKDKLGNLNTKPVDDSISSLLPEKCNDPGPCLVTCLIGGMKFMDCMCDLGACISIMPLPIYERLNLSPLKRSGARSVLADKRIVSVVGIAENVLVNIQRLLFQVDFHILETPPIDSNKPLSILLGRPLLKTARFKLDAYSGVYSFELDGKLVKFTLEESNKPVLEAYSIFGCDIVEDQVIEDGKEQEEEAVAKKSNSKDHTQPKNAKELEIFLLGEVSK, encoded by the exons ATGACACGATCGCTTCCAGACCCGAGCTTGGCCACTTTTGATccagaaattgaaagaactttaactcatataaggcaagctcggcaccGGCTAGCTTTTGTGGATAGTGAATCAGGCTCCCTTGAGGAGCACTCGAATTCACTATCACCACCCATCCGTGAATATCATTCTCCAATCAATGAGGAGACTCTATATTCATCTGTGGGGAGTACTGAACTCTCTTTAAGTGACTCAGGTGACACCGTCATGGCGGACCCACCTCGAAGAATCACCTTGAAGGAGGCCGGAGCTCCTAATCTTGACTTGCAACCGCTTCAAATTTTGTATCTGGCTTTAGACCTAAATTTTGAGCTCAAGTCCGGTACAATAAACTTGCTACCCAAATACAATGGACTGCCTGGGGAGGATCCTCTAAAGCATTTAAAGGATTTCCAAGTTGTATGTGCAACTGCGAGAAAACATGGGGCGGATGAAGCCACAGTGTTGGTCttcgctttccctttctctttggaGGGAAAAGCAGAGTGGTTTTATACTCAACTGGGTGAAGTTAGATCCAATTGGGACTTGTTGTGtaaagaatttttggaaaagttctaccctcctcaaaaAACAGACAAGTTGCGAAGAGAGATCTCTTGCATTGTGCAACGAGATGGGGAGACTTTGTATGAATACTGGGAGAGATTTAAGAAGTTGCTGGAGGCCTGCTCTCACCACAGGATTGATGAGTTGGTTTTTATCAGTTATTTCTGTCAAAGGATGCACCATCAAGACAAGCTCCTCCTAGATGCCGTGAGTGGAGGATCATTGACCAAAAACAAGACCGCTGCAGAAGCATGGAAAGTTACATCATACTTGGCGGACTCAACTCAGCACTCAAGGGCAAGGAGTTCACAACTGAAAGATTTGAGTGAAGTTTCTCCCTCCGGAGATGCTATTTTGACCAAGACCCTCGATGAGATGACAATCTTGTTGCGACAAATCACCCAAGGGCAacaaattcctcaagctttgataaaTGCTCCGCCTCAACCTCCAAGGATCGAAGGACCATCAAGGATATGTGGTGTTTGTACTTGTAACACTCATTACACCGATGAGTGCCCTCAACTCCAAGAGGATACTACATTGGCGgtcggtgcacgaaatt caagtaacaaaAAGGCCAAGAAACAAGAAGAGCTTGACCCCAATATGGTGGAAGTTTTTAAGAAGGTTGAAGTCAGCGTCCCCCTCTTCCAAGCCATTCAACAAGTGCCCAAATATGCCAAGTTCCTTAAAGATGTTTGCACTCACAAAGACAAGCTTGGAAACCTCAACACAAAGCCGGTAGATGATTCTATCTCTTCTTTACTTCCTGAAAAATGCAATGATCCCGGCCCATGTTTGGTCACTTGCTTGATTGGTGGGATGAAATTCATGGACTGTATGTGTGATCTGGGGGCGTGCATAAGCATTATGCCACTCCCcatttatgaaagattgaatttgTCACCCCTAAAGAGGTCCGGGGCGAGGTCTGTGCTAGCCGATAAACGTATTGTGTCAGTTGTGGGGATTGCAGAGAATGTGCTCGTTAATATTCAAAGATTGCTCTTCCAAGTTGATTTTCACATTTTGGAAACCCCTCCCATTGACTCCAACAAGCCATTGTCCATACTCCTTGGAAGACCATTACTAAAGACGGCCCGTTTCAAGCTAGATGCATATTCGGGAGTCTATTCTTTCGAGTTGGATGGCAAGTTAGTCAAGTTCACTTTGGAAGAGTCCAACAAGCCTGTTCTTGAAGCTTATTCTATTTTTGGGTGCGACATCGTTGAAGATCAAGTGATTGAGGATGGcaaagagcaagaagaagaggctGTTGCCaagaagtcaaattcaaaggatcaTACTCAACCCAAGAATGCCAAGGAGTTGGAGATTTTCCTCCTTGGTGAAGTTTCCAAGTGA